The Raphanus sativus cultivar WK10039 chromosome 2, ASM80110v3, whole genome shotgun sequence genome includes a region encoding these proteins:
- the LOC108843634 gene encoding protein FIP2: MSTPDGSPVATAVDPSTAVTVATATTRRVPPPCWNDEETAALVNAYKDKWFALRRGNLRAADWDDVAAAVSSLHTLGGPAKSAIQCRHKIEKLRKRYRGEKQRSLNRPGKFSSSWDLFPVLDAMEFAPVTPTAAEPYDPDPDNDEESNGLDGFRVRSKRSGKFDGFGVRSRSKSQMKMYGGGGFDSDHDSGGGGFGLKRRYNGNPKVSSGGADFDADSDEEIVLVPKSGRLKGSSHGKPSSGEFGGGFPLKSFGDRSFASHGFNKAKSFGKPEANFSPEMDYDDEFDEGFSPRIQHGRSSSRANGYGRKDGSYPRGNNTGVVSNGYGSSSRFKHEQMNAVADVESADPIDEVVSSVKMLTEMFVRVENSKMEMMREMEKTRMEMELKHCQMMLESQQQIIGAFAEALSEKKSTNARRPGS; encoded by the coding sequence ATGTCAACCCCCGATGGATCTCCCGTCGCCACGGCCGTCGATCCCTCCACCGCCGTCACCGTCGCGACCGCCACGACGAGGAGAGTCCCGCCTCCGTGCTGGAACGACGAGGAGACCGCGGCGCTCGTCAACGCCTACAAAGACAAGTGGTTCGCCCTCCGCCGCGGGAACCTCCGCGCGGCCGATTGGGACGACGTCGCCGCCGCTGTTTCCTCTCTCCACACCCTCGGAGGTCCGGCGAAGTCGGCGATCCAGTGCCGGCACAAGATCGAGAAGCTCCGGAAGCGCTACCGCGGCGAGAAGCAGCGGTCTCTCAACCGGCCAGGCAAGTTCTCCTCCTCGTGGGATCTGTTCCCCGTGCTGGACGCGATGGAGTTCGCGCCGGTTACCCCGACCGCCGCGGAACCGTACGATCCGGATCCGGATAACGACGAGGAGAGTAACGGTTTGGATGGATTTAGGGTTAGGTCGAAGAGGTCTGGGAAATTCGATGGGTTTGGGGTTAGATCTAGGTCAAAGAGTCAGATGAAGATGTACGGTGGTGGTGGTTTCGATTCGGATCACGATTCGGGAGGTGGTGGGTTTGGGTTGAAGAGGAGATACAATGGGAACCCTAAGGTTAGTAGTGGTGGTGCTGACTTCGATGCTGATTCTGATGAAGAGATTGTGTTAGTGCCTAAGTCAGGTAGGCTCAAGGGTTCATCACATGGGAAGCCTTCCTCTGGCGAATTTGGTGGTGGGTTCCCGTTGAAGTCCTTTGGCGATCGGAGTTTCGCCTCTCATGGGTTTAATAAAGCTAAGAGCTTTGGTAAGCCGGAAGCCAATTTCTCTCCGGAGATGGATTATGATGATGAGTTTGATGAAGGGTTCAGCCCGAGGATTCAGCACGGTAGGAGCTCGTCGCGAGCCAATGGTTATGGGAGAAAGGACGGGAGCTATCCCCGGGGGAATAACACGGGTGTTGTGTCTAATGGGTATGGTTCGTCTTCTAGGTTCAAGCACGAGCAGATGAATGCTGTAGCAGATGTTGAGTCTGCTGACCCGATTGATGAAGTTGTGTCTTCGGTGAAGATGTTGACGGAGATGTTCGTGAGGGTGGAGAATTCGAAGATGGAGATGATGAGGGAGATGGAGAAGACGAGGATGGAGATGGAGCTGAAGCATTGCCAGATGATGCTGGAGTCTCAGCAGCAGATTATTGGCGCGTTTGCTGAAGCGTTGAGTGAGAAAAAGAGCACAAACGCGAGGAGGCCCGGTTCGTAG
- the LOC108823240 gene encoding uncharacterized protein LOC108823240, protein MPRRLNDGGRGRFTATALLFIGLISCLVVYAVFFNILRPRPRPHQDHTLDDSAVRFTDTRDRGGVDGGGGCCGGVANLELWGPAVKWGTDFKFDSPGECCKACKAMRSGDDGPFLCDTWVFCGNKEACGPKFGECWLKKQKDVLVPDRQEGGQKVMWTSGLIFGQGQGIVGFETEHGVLHVKLHPECAPHSVYYILSLLTLRHCAGCQFHRAENRGSYWDSEGNHVTNARYGPPYAMIQGILQPEGNIFTPIPTEHCPTITRGSVAWVGSGPEFFISLANHHEWKQSYTVFGSVLPEDMDVAERIAGLPTIADVWSSVNVSVLEKPVSLTVRRMKSGQEQAEPGS, encoded by the exons ATGCCCCGCCGATTAAACGACGGCGGTCGTGGTCGTTTCACCGCCACCGCTCTCCTTTTCATCGGTCTGATCTCGTGTCTCGTCGTCTACGCCGTCTTCTTCAACATTCTCCGTCCCCGTCCCCGTCCCCACCAGGATCATACGCTCGACGATTCCGCCGTCCGGTTCACGGACACGCGAGATCGCGGGGGTGTAGATGGCGGCGGCGGGTGTTGCGGCGGAGTCGCAAACCTGGAGCTGTGGGGTCCGGCGGTGAAGTGGGGGACGGATTTCAAGTTTGATTCGCCGGGTGAATGTTGCAAGGCGTGTAAAGCTATGCGCAGCGGTGACGATGGGCCTTTCTTGTGCGATACATGGGTGTTCTGTGGAAACAAAGAGGCTTGCGGGCCCAAGTTTGGAGAG TGTTGGTTGAAGAAGCAGAAAGATGTATTGGTGCCTGATCGACAGGAAGGTGGGCAGAAAGTTATGTGGACATCTGGGCTTATTTTCGGACAAGGCCAG GGCATTGTTGGTTTTGAGACAGAACACGGTGTACTTCATGTCAAA CTTCACCCTGAGTGCGCTCCTCACTCAGTGTACTACATTCTTAGTTTGTTAACTCTGCGCCACTGCGCAGGCTGCCAGTTTCATCGGGCAGAGAACCGTGGATCATATTGGGACTCAGAAGGCAATCATGTAACCAAT GCTCGCTATGGTCCACCATACGCCATGATTCAAGGCATACTCCAGCCCGAGGGAAACATCTTCACGCCCATCCCAACCGAGCACTGCCCAACCATAACTCGTGGCTCTGTTGCATGGGTCGGCTCAGGACCAGAATTTTTCATCAGTCTAGCGAACCACCACGAGTGGAAGCAATCTTACACTGTATTCGGATCTGTTTTACCAGAGGACATGGACGTTGCTGAGAGGATTGCAGGTTTACCAACAATAGCCGATGTCTGGAGCAGCGTTAATGTCTCTGTCCTGGAGAAACCAGTGTCGTTGACCGTACGGAGAATGAAGTCGGGCCAAGAACAAGCAGAACCCGGTTCGTGA